The Drosophila suzukii chromosome X, CBGP_Dsuzu_IsoJpt1.0, whole genome shotgun sequence DNA window TAACAGCCGACAGGTGACAGAGGTTTCTTTTTCGATATTGCAGCCAAGAGAAAGGGATATTTTCTTATTGATTTGtgcaataaattaaattaatatttacatttgctgagaacttaaaaaaataatagttgAATAATTgtacatttttgtttaaaaaaaaaaacattgttttATTTGAAAAAAGCTTAagtatatatttgttttataaatatccttgtatacaaaaatatttactaGTACTAActtcaaattttaaatttggtATATTCCATTTCTTAGTTTAAAAAAACCCCAATTTTGAATGTTTTTGGTTGGAAAAAATGTGGTATTTCTTAAATCCTTAAAGATTATATTattcaaaatgtataatataatattttaaatttatttttatattttactaaaattagttttattaaatgatatatattttttgttcgCCTGGTCTGAAATTATTGCCGATGCCAACAAAAACCACATTGCGTGTGTCGTCAGAAGCAAGTGTCAATCACAGTCACCGCACTGCAATTGTTCCCGCCACGCCCCCTGGACCGCCactcccccctcccccctgGCCCAGCCCACAGCCCCCGCCCatatcacacacacacaacacttttccagtttttaattaaatgaaatgCAAGCGAAGAGTTATTGCAGACAGTGTGCCAGAGGGAGATGGGGCGATGAGTGAAATGCACACAAAATGAAAAGCCATTAACGAAATATTATATCTGAAGATGGAGGGAGTGGCGATGTCAGCTGAATCCTGTTTGGGATATAAAAACCACACCAAATTCACAAGTTTTCCTGCACAGAAAGAAAATGAtcttattatttatttaacaaattaagcTTATCATACAATGTTAAACTTAATACTAAATTTCCGAGCACTGGCTGCGGAGGCCTTCGACGAAAATGATCTTAAATGGGGTCTGTATATAAAACATATGCCTAAATACAATCCATTTAAAGCCTTTTAAAGCAAGAAAAATATCCTTAGCTTCGTTATTAGtgttttttataatattttacaaagacatttttttaatttgatctTAAAAATGACACCTTTAAAATGCATAAGCATAAATAGAACCCATTTATAGAACATTGATCTTGAAAATAATCTCTATAATAAGGCATATGCATAAATGAAATCCATTTATATCCTCtgaaacaaaaaagaaaactattttaactatttaaataaaacattttaatattttgatcATAAAAGTGATCATTATAAAAAGCAAGTGCATGAGTACAACCCTTCTATAGCTTCTCAGATACaagaaaaagatattttgttcCGTtgctatttttgtttttattaattttacgaagaaagttttaaaaaatacttaaCACCAACACTGCATAGAGCTACAAAttaattcaaattaatttccttatttatttttttatttaaggaACCAAAAAGATCTCTAGAAAACCATTTATTTTACAAAACTGTATAGTATCTATACATTTTCTTCCTCTGTATCTTTGATGTTATTTAAGCACAAGCCATTTAATAGGTTACCCCCGAAATATAGCGCGTCCGAAGTGAAGAAGAAGTAAATCTGGAATGGGGGCAGTTGGAGACCGCAAATCATAATTGTTGCGGACACACAAGACACAAGAAAAGCAAATAATGGTGGGGGAATATGGGGTTTTGGGAATTCAGGGAGTTGTGTTGTGGAGTGGATGTGGATGGGGGTGGTCAACTCCTCCCCAAAGTCGTAACAATGCAAACTGTGtggccacacacacacacaaaaaggACATTAGCCCTGCTCCTTTCTGCTTTTGgctgttgcttttgctttGCTTATGCTTTTTCCTTGCTCACACTTTTGCTTTGTTTCATTCATTTGAAGTTGTTTTCCCTTTTTCTTTACTTTTTGGCCGCCAATGAGCGATGCGTATCAGCAGCGAACGTGGCCAAGAATTCGGtctatttgtttgttttcacTCCTGCGGCCTAAATGTATTTACAGTGGAGTGTCCTTCGATGGCAGGGAAAATTAAGATTACCTGTTCATAACCGATTCGCAAAAAAACCGATCTCAAACCGTGTTACTGAAAAAATCCTGCTATAGGCTcttcattttttaaaaaacaaccgTAAACGGtgttaaagtaaataattCAGAGCTGTTTGAACTATTTAAATCAATGTAATCCTCTTGATTTTCCAAATCCTTTTTCCCCCAAACcattccatttaaattttaaattaaagctTAGTCCtgttacaaaaaataaaagatacCCCATAGCCAAAGCCTATTGACAGGgccgaaataaataaataaaaaactggGCCATGGCTTAGCCGGAAATATCCATCATTGAGCATTTCCCACTGTACCGGCATTTTATCTATGGGTCCGAGTTTCGCGTGGAAACTGCGCCCCCGAACGCAGTGGGCAATACAAAAGCAATCATAAAGTTATAGCCCGGCCGAAACAGTCGCTATTCCGCGGTACTTCCCCTCGGCCAGTTGGCCATTTCCACTGCCGTTCCCGGTTTTCGGTCCAGTTGCTGGCCAAAAACTCGTAGCAGAAACCAACTTTACACCCTTGGGCGACATTTTCCACCAGGCAGCCTTTTCCGCACCCACATTCGAAAATCCAACCAACACCATCGCTCTAAAACAGTGCTGATTGCTTGTCTATTTTTCAGGCAGTTATGTTAGGAACCCCTAGATCAAGTATACGgaattttgttatatttaagACTTTAGTTGTTTAACTATTGGGGTattataaaaacgtatttaatTTCTGTTTGTAATTGTTATTctgatattattataataattcagtttgatattgaaaaaaatatattattataataattcagtttgatataaataattatCATAATAATTTAGTTTGATAATTTTTACAATATCATTATAAtactatttaaaatatttttagaataTATGGGCTTATTAATGGtcataatataaatatttggaaaataaatatttaaaacaacattatttttttcaacacattttttataaatttaagaaatctatatattattttatttactgttCAATACcgttgttttatttaaatcttttagTATTATTGGGGTAACAAATGGATTtgcttttcccatttttagcaacattacaaataaataaataaatttaaaatgtagacaattgttttaataattaattaaagatCGTCATATAATTCTTTTGTTTCTTGAAACTTCCTATATATATGGCTGGCATCACTGGTCCCCGCCCATAACCTCCGAACACGCTTTTCCTTTCCCCATTTTCCCGTCCCTCATATCATTTAATGTCCTATCTGTGTTTCTGCTTCTGTTTTCGCCCACCTTTTTGGCTCAATAAGAGCGGCGAATTTATTGCTTGCTAATAGGAAAACAGCCTCCCCCTGGAATTTTCCGCAGGACCTCCATTTTCCCAGACCCtctcccaaaaaaaaaaaggaaaactgGTCAGGAGGACAAAGTTTGTCGACATTTTCTGTTTCTCCCCTAGAGCTAAGGAAAAATATGTTTTCAACATAATTTCATTCATTATATTTggattgttattgttgttgcttggCTGGCCGTTGATGCTGCTCATTTTCAGCAGGCTCATTATCGGCCACGCCCCCaaaggcacacacacacaccttgGGCGGGCATTTTGGctaatttgaatttgatttcATTCGGAAAGTTTGCCGTTTTTGGCATTTGTTCCATGGCGCTGTTTTGATTCGTGCGACAAGTGCAAATGATTGTATTCGTGAGTTgattaattgaaaatgaaTGCGAGACGGGGGGAAattgattttcttttctttccgaacttggcaaaaataaaacatttctgACCCTATTgaattttccaaaaaaaaaattctaagAAAATTATCTCTAGcgaaaatatgaaatataaaAGTCGTTTATCGActttattttcaaattttccttttttcctaACCAAAATTCAACGAAAACAAGGATAGAACATTTTTGGCCCCAAAGAATTTTCCTAAAATTCGCCAAAAAACATCCTTAGCACAAATGAAACGAACCTCTAAGGTTTCACAGGAATAAAAAATATAGATGTTCCATATAGGGATTTATGGCCCAAAATCTTTCCGAGTGCAtgagtgtgcgtgtgtgtcaTATATATCACTAGtcactaaaaaaaaaccaaaaaaaaaaaatatgggAAAAAACAGGCGTTGAAGAAAACATAATTAACACATATTTATATGGAAAATAGGAGCAAACAACGGAAAATCAACTCAAGAGACAGAGAAACAAAAGTGTAAAAATGTTGagatattttttacaaaacaAATTGGGCAGCACTAACCAAATGCCAAAGGGGTCAAAGGGGTTAGACCTTGGACACATTGATTAAACTCGACTTTTTGGGGTCGCTACCATTTGCCACAAGACATTGTGTGCTCCAAACAGTTTATACATAAACGCAtagatatataaataattatatatataacgaTATTTGGGATCGGGGGCATTGTGGGGCCGGCGAAACTAACACTAAAATTATAAACGATAAACAAAAATCGCATAAAGGAggacattttttttagaacGTACCTTTAACAGAACGATTGAGAAGCGTTCACGCAGAACAACTAACACTAATTTTAAAGCATACATTTAATGGTAAAATTAACATTAACATTAAACTAAAACTAACAGAAGTCATTGGATAAGCGATATACACTgcaaagaaaagaaaaaaaattagcaaaattgtttaaaaacgAGCGAAGCAAAACCAAACACGAATTGAATTAACTCTTAAGAACAtaacaaaaatgaaaaaaaaaaccaacaaaTGAACAAGACATTAAGAAAAGATATTTAAAGAaagcaaagaaaaaaaaaactataaaattaTACGATTTACAACActaagaaaaacaaataattgtaaaaATAGAGAGAACTTTTTTTTGCTCAAAGCCAGGGGGCAAATCCCTCACCCTCATTCACTTTCcccaaaaaattaaaaaacacaaaaataaaatatatttcgcGGCACGTAAAAATTTGTTCGTCACGAATGTAAGCCACAAAAATCCAACAcaaaaacattttctaaaCAACAAATTTGCAAGAATTGGCCAACCCAAAACCaaataatgtttaaaattaaactaaaaCCAAAACGACACGCAAGTAAAACCACAAAAAGATAAGAAAAACATAAGAAATTATAATGAAAACCAAAACTTAGCTTCTAGtgaaagaatttttaaaaccaaGCAAAAATGAAACGATAGAAAAAATGCCCCAGAATCCAAAATAAGGAACCATGTTAACAAGACGAGGaaagctaaatataaaaatggaaTTATTAGATCGGCTAGCCGACGCTGAAATACCCTTGCAATTGATTACAAAAGTTTGAAATGAACATCATGAAAATAGATATTAGATACTACCTTAAAATCAGAATAAAAATCACCCTAAAACTctgaagttttttttaaatacgtTTGATATTATTGTTTATAAGATAAAAAAGGTGCATTTCCAGATGtcagttttttttataaattaaaaacttagtttgataattaaaacaaatacgTACAAATCATTTAAACTCTAAGCTTTTAAAATGCGAATTCCCGAATGGAAGAAAACGATTTCTACATTTTATTACGCACAACCTTGGattataataaacaaaatgtaTATCAATAAGAATTTTTTTCCCGTGGGCGATTTTTATTCCGATTGCAGAAAGTTTTGTAAGAAAATGCGATTGCAAGGATATCGAATAAAATGTTTCTAAGGAAGTGAAGCGAACACTGAAACCAAATGAGAAATGAGAAACCGAAATTTAACTAGAGAATTCTTTTCAAATATCAAATAAAGCAAGaacataaataatataatatttcagCCACGAAGGGAAACCCTAATAAAATTAAGaagtaaataaaacaaacgAAGGCAACCAACCAGTAACAACAACACACACATTTCAATTGCGCTCGTTTAGCCCATATATAGtatatttcaattaaaaagaacgaaaaaaaaacacattaCAATATTTCAATATGTCATTAAGTCACAGCGaataaacaacaacaataagtTGAAGGCGACTTACAAATCTAAAGGAGAGAGAAACTGCGTTCGTGTGTGCgagggagagagagagagttgGAGAGATATAGTaactatataaatatatatctgtATCATCCGATACGATCTCCGTTGGCGCCAAAAGTCGGGCGATACTAATTTATTTCACTAAGGTTTTACAGCCGCTTGGTTTATGCGCGTTGCTAAATCGTGATCTAGGCTTAAAATTGATCTAGGggttaataaataatttgttaaCTTGTAAAACAGTGTACTCAAATTTAGCTAACTCACTGTACCGCAGTTTATCACGAATAAGTACATTTTGTAGAGTGCGTTTGGTAAACTATTACgtgtataaatttattttaaatatttctagATTATATTAACAAGCCTCACTTTTCGATTTCCAAATAGCCCTTGAGATTATCTTGACTTCTTCGTTTCTAAGCTTGATTTATAAATATCTACGATTTGGTATATGGTTATAATTTATAGTAAAAACGAAAGTTTTCGATGtgcttaaatttaaatacataatTTTGCAACCTTTTTAATCTTGAGTTTAGCGtataattttgaatttaatttatattttatcaaTCAAAGCTAACCAACCATTTgaatttttctttttcaattttGTTTCTACATTCCTAATATACTAGTAACTTATTTATGCGAATAGCCATCAGAGatgtttattaaaatattgccaactttttgattttgttcttGAGATTTGCTACTACCTTAAAGTTTGCCAAAACGCACTGTACGATTATCACGATTTAGCAGCGCGCATAAACCTCAAACAGACTGCGtgtgagagagagagagcgctATTTCAGCTTTGTGAATTTCTAGCCTAAGCAGAACTTGTGTCTTTTTTGGTTTAAGGAAATGTGTGTCTACTTGTGTGAGAGTGTGCGACGTCCTGGCTCCTGGACGTGATTAGGTATCGATGGCCTGGTCATCGTTGTCATCCTCCAGCTCATGACCACGTCCCTCGCGGATCCTCTTCAACTTGCGCTTCAGCATCATGACGCCTGAAAAAGAAATTAGTTGTAGATAAAATCAAGTTGGTAAAGTCCTCTTCACAATGCTCACATTTGATGGCCTGGAAGGTTTTGGCCGAGGCCGAACTGGTCTCCGAGGGCAGCGAGTTGGACGTGGTCCTTATATGGGCCAATTTCACCTCCAAATAGGCCTTCTTCAGCGTCTTGTAGTGACGGAACTCACTGGTGTCCTTGACCAGGATGCACTTGGCCGCCGAACCCTCGCCCGAACAATCCGAGGGAGCCGTGTGATATATCTGGTGGTAGAAGTACTGCAGCACCGGTGAGTTCCAGATCGATAGGCCATACCACAACCAAATGGGCACATTCAGAGGAAGCTTGAAGTTCTTTGCGAACAGCGTGGGTATGAAGTACTTGAAGGGCAGCAGGTTGACAAACACATAGGCCCACACCATGATGCGCAGGCCCAGGAAGACCTGGTAGATTATCCGGTGCGAATTGGTGCTGGGCAGGACCAGCAGGGCCAGCACCTCGGTGAGTATGCTGTACAGACCCACTGTCAGATTCAGGCCCACAAAGTAGTTCTCGTACCTGTAAGCAAGAACGGATTATTATATTAATtacatttaacttttataAAGATAAAGTGTGGTCAGTTCTTTTGTTGCGACAATTTAGGTTTtgtcataataataataatgccACGAACATTTTTCAGTGATAAGGAAATATAACTCTAATTAGCGAATTAATAAACCTTTCTATAACTTGAATAGAGGATCTATTTTTGAGCTTATAGTTGGTAGGGCTGTTTTTATTACTCAACCCCCCTTTCAGGGACTAGGTCGAAAGCAAACACGTCGCAACTTGCCTGTAAACATCGATGGCGATAAGGGAGAGCAGGTAGAGTCCCTTGGAGCCCACCTCCAGGAAATCGGCGTCCTTAAAGTCCAGCCACGCCCCATGCAGGTAGAACGTGATGATGAAGATCGAATAGAACTGGAACTTCTCCGCATGGTGCGAGCGATAGAAGATCAAGTTTTCCGAGGAGTAGAAGAGCGAGTAGCGCCCCTGGTTCTTCATCAGCTGGGGCAGGATCATGAACTCATTGTAGAAGTGCAGGAACAGGCAGCTGGCCGCATAGAAGGCGATGTTCCAAATCACGCGGGCAAACAGCCTCCGCTGGAAGTGCTTCATATTCGACGTCTTGAGGAAGAACTGCAAGGGAAAGAGGGCATAATCAGTGGGCAATTAGTCGAGCATTGGTCTCGGGTCGTTACAGATAATGGATTATGGATTATGGATTATGGTCAGCGCCGATCGGTCAGCGGTCAACCTTAATGCTATCGCTAAAGCTAGGAGCGGTTTGCCAACAGAAGGAATGGATACTGATATTTGGGGGCTTTGAAAATTAGAAATATATCATAAAGAACCTATTTCCCAAATACAATTCTAGTTTGCTTTCCTATGTCTATGTATTTTATAACCTTAAATTAAGGCAATTAATTAttctaaaatataaaatttataaactGGGCCTTGGAAATTAACAATATATCATTAAGAACCTTTTTCCCACACAATCTTAGTTTTTTCGCCTATATCTGTTAAATTACAACCCTAAACCAAAATCAATAGTAAGCTAATCAATGAAGATTGGCTTATAACTTTAGAAagcttaatttttaaatataatattcaaTCATTGGACTGAAACAACTCTTAAAAACTTgtaaaatgtttgttttttcaCATACCAAAGGTTCTTTTCCTTTCATAATATTTACATTTAAGGTGCCAATAACTCCCAAAAAGCACCCTTCATTAAAGGTCTCACGGGGGTGgatgtaatatttttttaggcGCCCCACTCGGGCGGCACCCCCTTGACCCCCGGCATCCGAATCCGGCCCCGTCTTCGCtctgtttatttataaacGGCAAATTGGCCGAGCAACCCCTCAAAAGAAAAGTGCAATTGGAGGTGCCGCATCGAGGGCGATTGGAGGGTTAGGATTGGGATTGGATTTCGGCAAGCAGGACCCACCTGGAAGAGCCGCTGGAAGGCGTAGTAGCCGCAGGACAACGCCACGAATATCCAGAAGACCCCGTTTATCAGGTAATAGAGGTCTATGTCCCGGACCATCGCATCGAAGCGGTCGTTGGTGATCAGGTATTTCAGCGGCAGGAAGAAGTTGCTGATCTCCGCCCAGTAGTCGGGCGGGCCGGCCTTCATGTCCAGGATGGAGGtcatgctgctgctgctcctcggCGGGATTTCCCTTTCTGCCGCCCCAGAATCGCGTtttctttttggttttggttttccTTTTCCCTCTCTTCTCGTTTTTAGAGGTGGCAAAACATCGATGTCGAAAAATCGATAGCAATGAATTTCGAAAGGGGGCACGCCAAAATGTCTGGTGGGTGTCTTCGATAACCTAGCAGAGACACACATCTATTTTCGGgcaatttttgttttgtacGGGAAATTGTCAATACAGTTTATTGCAAATTTTCCTGTTATTCTTTTATGTATTTCAATtagtttgttttattttggtggctattatatatacatatatcaaTTTAATATTGTATGGCAGTTATAGCTTAAAATTATTATAGAATTTATAAGAAACATTgcttaaaaactttttatcCCCAGCAACATGTCATCCGCTTTGGCCAAAATCGAGGACTTTCCTCCCGATCCCGTGGAGTTCTTCAAGGAGATACTCCAGGCAGCTGCCAAGGGACATCCTGAAGGATTTATGCAGGAAATGAACCTGGCCACAGTGGACGACGAACACGGAGTCCTCAACCGCACAGTTCTTTATCGTGGACTCACCCAGGATAACTTTGTGTTCTACATAACGCATCGGTATACCCGCAATTTTAAGAACCTTCAAGCCAATCCCAAGGCCTGCATTACCTTCTATATGCCGGACGTCAAGGATAATGCCGGAAATCAGAGTTCCTGGCAGGTGCGACTGATTGGGGCCACTGCCGTAGAGCTTCCCGAGAGCGAAATGGATGCCTTGTGGGCCAAGGAGAATTTGGCGGCCCAAATCAGGGGTCACATCTGTCCCTGCGGAGAACCCATTAACTACGATGAGCTGAAGGCCAAGCACGATCAGTTCCTCGAAGAACACAAGGGAAAACTTATCGAGAGGCCTGCCAGCTAGTGAGTATAGCTtcaaatatcagaatatcatTTATTATAAACATTATTCTTATCCCTTTTCAGTACCGCTTGGAAATTCCAACCCCAGAGATGGGACTTCCTAAAGGTCGGTATCGACCAGATCGCCGATCGGGTGCAATATCGCCTCCAGAGCAGTGGAAATTGGGAATCCATGCACGTCTCCACTTAAAATGAACTTCCCACCCCATAAAGCATCCAAACTTCAGGGCGATTTCATTTTATTCAACAATATCTTTCTACAAACAGCTAAACGTAAATACTAACAACTAAATTTGCTTCCTTTTCGACATGTTTAACATACAATTACAACATAGTTAATAAATATTACacaaaacagcaaaaaaatTAAGGACGTTTAAAAAATAGTTAGCATAGAGTTAGGTTCGAGTAACATTAGAGCAGGTTAGTTACATATGCTTAATTGGTTGCTTTGCTACACACATAATACCCAGTGAGTTCGGTTCCGTTTTCTACACAAATGCTTGTGGGGGCGTGTCGCCGCCCCCGGGGGACTATACCGACTATATCGCGTTGATCGTCTCGCGGATCCAGGCGGCATTCGAGGCGATCTTGTCATACATCCTGGGCCGCTCCACGCCCGTGGGTCCGCAGGCGATCCGCCAGGAGGAGACGCCGATCAGGGCCCATTGATTCGTGCCGGGGATCAGGCACTGGACGGGGGCTCCCGAGTACTCCTCTTGCTGGATGGGGAGATGTTACGAAAACAGATGGTATAAATTATTAGGAGATCGAATCAAAGATATTCCGATCACTTCCTGCATGGCTTAAAATTTGGATTAAATAATCCTAAggccttaaaaataaaataaaaaaaaaatattttaagtgcTATTGTCTAAAATACTATTGTCTGATTCAACCTTATTGGGTGTACCCTTATAGTAcatgttttatatattaaaaaaaattggttttataatttaagaagtatttatttataaattattgaatgaactcgaatttagTAAAATCGTAAAACAATAAGTATGTACCTTCACAATTTGGGGCCActctataattaaatatttctgtatCCAAAATTGATATTAGTCACAATTATGAAAATAAATTGTAGacttaaaatattcaaaatttttaaaataatttgttgtactgtcaaatttttttatttattgggGTCCACTTTATTCTTGCATTTCACCATGGAATTTAACTCGTGTCACCCCAATTGGCGATCGTGACGTCACACACGCACGCGACATGCAGCGACGCGTTCTTCgtagaacaacaacaacaacaagcaggcgaaacaataacaaaattgAATGAGTAATTTCCATCTCTCTCTTTTTTACTCTCTCAAATTTGAGCACGAGCGAACTCACACATTAGCAGCACAACCCCCGTTACCTGTGAGCCCTTACCTAGGAtagcaaaaacaacaacggTGAGTGCAGCTGCAGGCAGATGAAAAGACAAAAAGGAAAAGGGAGGGGATAAAGGAGACAGCGACAGcgagaagaagaagaagaggcAACGGTCGAAGGGACACTAACAAAACACACATAAAACGAAGCGCCAACAGTTGTTTGCATTCATTCAATCGGCAACTTTCCAAGCGATCGCATCGCAGCAAAAAGTGATAGAGAAAGAAGAGAAAAGAAGGATTTCCAGTGGCGAGATCAATCTACAAAATATCAAAGCGAATCAAATTTCTCTGCGTTTAAGAAACTAAACTAAAAGCCAAGGATGACGGACACCAGCAGCCGCTTGAAGATCCTTTTCCAGGGCGAGACGAACCTC harbors:
- the LOC108019108 gene encoding uncharacterized protein, whose protein sequence is MTSILDMKAGPPDYWAEISNFFLPLKYLITNDRFDAMVRDIDLYYLINGVFWIFVALSCGYYAFQRLFQFFLKTSNMKHFQRRLFARVIWNIAFYAASCLFLHFYNEFMILPQLMKNQGRYSLFYSSENLIFYRSHHAEKFQFYSIFIITFYLHGAWLDFKDADFLEVGSKGLYLLSLIAIDVYRYENYFVGLNLTVGLYSILTEVLALLVLPSTNSHRIIYQVFLGLRIMVWAYVFVNLLPFKYFIPTLFAKNFKLPLNVPIWLWYGLSIWNSPVLQYFYHQIYHTAPSDCSGEGSAAKCILVKDTSEFRHYKTLKKAYLEVKLAHIRTTSNSLPSETSSASAKTFQAIKCVMMLKRKLKRIREGRGHELEDDNDDQAIDT
- the LOC108019110 gene encoding pyridoxine/pyridoxamine 5'-phosphate oxidase — protein: MSSALAKIEDFPPDPVEFFKEILQAAAKGHPEGFMQEMNLATVDDEHGVLNRTVLYRGLTQDNFVFYITHRYTRNFKNLQANPKACITFYMPDVKDNAGNQSSWQVRLIGATAVELPESEMDALWAKENLAAQIRGHICPCGEPINYDELKAKHDQFLEEHKGKLIERPASYTAWKFQPQRWDFLKVGIDQIADRVQYRLQSSGNWESMHVST